The Bombus vancouverensis nearcticus chromosome 7, iyBomVanc1_principal, whole genome shotgun sequence region GACGATTTCAAAGATCAGCAAACTTTTCAAACCGTAAAGCTTCGGAATTTCGGAATTCGAGGACTCGACAGCTCGCAGATTTAATATTCGAAAATTTAGGAGCTGGAGAATGTTTACCTTTCGCAACTTGGAAGTCTAAGAAGTTGCAAGTTGAAAGCTTCCTAAAAGTTAATTCCATAATTTGTTTAATACGTGTTTTAGCATCATCTCGTCAATAAACACCACGTTGTACTGAAAAATAATAAGTGAAATACTTCCGGCAGTAGGAATAACGTTAAACGAGCGTCAGTTTGTATGAAATATCCGAGGATATCTCATATTAAAGCTAAGAACCAAGTGCAATACTTGTACGAACTTCACGAACGTTCACAATTTTCTTCCGTTGTCTCCACGAGGGACGCTCGATCATTTTCAATCTTTCCATCTGTTTTAGGAGGCAAACAGCGGAAGAAAGAGAGGCCGAGAGGCAGGCGGCGAATCGGTTGATGCTGTCCCTTCAAGCCGAGGCGCTTGGAAAAGTGGCTTATCCCGCAACAGTGCCGAACCATCCAGCGGGAACCACCGTTCCCAGTTTAGACAGACAACAAGCACCCACTGCTCTGACCCATCCTGTGGGTCAGTGGGCCTCGCCGTACGGTCCACCACAGCCTCTAGCCGAACCGATTTGTTGAACCAGGATAATCGACGCGGATTCAAAGACTCTTGCCGAGTGAAACTTGTTACGTATCAGTCGTGTCACATTTCTACGATAGAATAGTTGTACGTTTTTTAGGACCGGTGCGACTCTTGTCGTTGCAGTCTCGTTGCCGTGGTGCAGTGCTTCGAACGATCGTACATTCCCCGCGTTATTTCCTCGATATTTCCAAAGAACAACCACTGACCATGGCTGGAAACGCGAAGCAAAACTCGTTCTTGTAAAGGGCGAATCGAACGCTGTTTGGATATCAGGAGACGTTGCGCGGCGAATTGTCGAAACAGGAGACGATTTTTCAAAAAGACAACGCCGAAGCACGAGAAAGCGGTTTCAAGATTTCGCAATAGAATCGAATTACCATGGCCAGCGTTCGCGATCGGAATCCGATCGAAAACCTGTGGGCAGTTTTGGGAAGAAAAGTTCACGATCAACAGGAGTCGCCGATAGAATACGTCAGCGAACTtggaaagagaaataaaatcagCGTAGGCGAATACTCGAGAC contains the following coding sequences:
- the C15 gene encoding homeobox protein C15, producing MTDAQVKTWFQNRRTKWRRQTAEEREAERQAANRLMLSLQAEALGKVAYPATVPNHPAGTTVPSLDRQQAPTALTHPVGQWASPYGPPQPLAEPIC